The Zingiber officinale cultivar Zhangliang chromosome 2A, Zo_v1.1, whole genome shotgun sequence genomic sequence taggcccgtttcattgaccatcgacctaagggcaacttaggagcccatctcgtggaccattcttagggtctggtacaagccatacaaaagtaaaatagcatacatgttccttgtcatatcatagcatatcatgtttcttgtcatatcgtgaagagtgctcttaatcccaacttatagggaagcatctcttaggcttttcatcatacataagccttgcataagcataacataatggcataaagtgcacataacatatagcatatcatagatagtcataacatgatgacatgagtgcacataacatatagcatatcatagggaacCATAACATGATGGCCTAAGTGCACataacacatagcatatcatagggaatcataacatgatggcataagtacatataacatataacatatcataaaaatcattttcatgcttagatggggttttgaactttctacaaaccctaaatcatgacttggccgaaacatataagcatactcatgggtttcaagcaacataaaacgtggaatcattaacctaatatctcatgacacttagcataacatgtgagacatttagaagccctagttagctccttaacctaatttccttgtcttggtcgaaacatataagcatactcatgggttttcaagcaacataaaaacatggaatcattaacctaatatctcatgacacttagcataacatgtgagacatttagaagccctagttagctccttaacctaatttccttgtcttggccgaaacatataagcatactcatgggttttcaagcaacataaaaacatggaatcattaacctaatatctcatgacacttagcataacatgtgagacatttAGAAGCCCTAGTTAGCTCCTTAACATAattttcttgtcttggccgaaacatataagcatactcatgggttttcaagcaacataaaaacatggaatcattaacctaatatctcatgacacttagcataacatgtgagacatttagaagccctagttagctccttaacctaatttccttgtcttggccgaaacatataagcatactcatgggttttcaagcaacataaaaacatggaatcattaacctaatatctcatgacacttagcataacatgtgagacatttagaagccctagttagctccttaacctaatttccttgtcttggccgaaacatataagcatactcatgggttttcaagcaacataaaaacatggaatcattaacctaatatctcatgacacttagcataacatgtgagacatttAGACGCCCTAGTTAGCTCCTTAACCTAATTTCCTACAGTGGTTTACACATCATAAGGAattataagcaagcatagttgaGTTTCTAAACTTCCTTAATTcatttattccttcttggccgaaaccttaaaggagcatgattctagtttcttttaaaccattttaagcatgaaacttttaagCTAATACCATACCATACATGTCATAGTAAGTGAGTAAGCACAAATGAGTTTCCAACCCTAATGCTCAAGCCTTGGCCGCAACCTATAAGCATGTTTCTAGTTTTCTTTTAACAAGTTAAAGCATGACACTTCATCACATAATAGTTACACATCATAGGGGGTatcctaggggtgttacaaaggGGACCCTAagtgtaggtctttggtaccctaggactagcacatttaacttagttgggtactctgactcagactatgctgggtgtaaattagataaaaaaaaaatacaagtggaagttgtcaatttctaggttagtgtctagtaagttggtctagtagaaaacaacattgtgttgctctatccaccactgaAGCATAATACATAGCtatgggagaatgtgcatctcaatttctatggatgatgcacaccttaaaagattatcaacttgaatacaaaaatataaaaatttcaattgataacataagttcaataaatttaactaaattaaggaccaaacacatagaagttaaatACCACTTTTTAAGGGATCATGtaactaagggtgatattgtacttgactatattgagtccaagtcaaatctaGTTGACATATTTACAAAATCCTTACTttaacttgagttcagtacacttagaagaaaATTAGGGATATGCACAGTAGAATAGAATTTgttattatcttttcaaaattatgctttgttttaaaattctaggaaaaatatttttcaaaactcccAATTtcactagaatttttaaaaagtttggaAATAGTCTAAGATtttcccttagaaagcatgtacccataggtttcaattagagcatctcacaagcatactAGGGTTACCTTACTTATGTATGAAAactacttagaatggtgtgagatgcatatgaTATTGTCTAGACTTCAAAATATTTATATCTGTGCATAAATATAAGTCTAGGCAATAaatactaaaattaaattaatcaagttaggttatccgtgtttagtcaaactaactggaacactttcttaacttaactaaccaagtgaaagctactaccttatggtaaatagcaagtagctaaaggttaaacATTTGGTTAAAGAAAAATAAGTATTTAGTTTGAAGCTTTTCTTCATCTTAAATTTTCaggcttggactttaggacttcaAGGCACTTATATTTTGACACTAATCTAGGGGGAGGAAAAGGAAGCtacgttattttattttattttttactttctcGAATTTTAACCaagttttttcaaagtttttttaaaagccaTATTTTTATCAAATACTTTTTCTCAAAGTCCTTTTTAAAGTCAagcttaaagtttttaaaagttaaaattctttttgaaaagttagagttaaattcaatttttttttaaacaaatattggttttaagagttaaatttttcaaaaagttcaaaatacttttgaaaaaggAAGTTTAAATTTCTTTAAACTATTTCTGAAAAGAAAATAACTCATTTTTGGAAAGACAGAAACTAAGTTTTGGATaaagtatttttatgtatttttaaagaaattatttacTTAGCTAAATAGTTTTATCAAAagctaaagtttttatcaaaatatttttttagctaagtgtttatcaaaatatttttaaagctaaagtttttatcaaaatattttttagctaagtgttaaaactaagttttactcaaaatcctttttaagtaGTGTACTTTTATCTAAgcttttttcaaaacctctataaaactaagtattaaagctaagttattatcaacttcttttgaaagttaagtaattgaaaaagaaattattttcaaagctaagtttaactaagttttttttacccTTTAGGGAGAGCTTAAAGttaaacaaagtaaaaaaaaaatctctccttTCTAATATAtattaaagggggagagaaaagttaaaagttaagacttaaacataatttttatgaaagggggagcataagggagttttttttattcaaattattatatttatgctcatgcttaaattcctttatttattgttatgttttacttaactttaaaccgTGTTACCAtagtcaaaaagggggagattgttggtacgggaagcattaGACGATTGAGCctgggttttgattatgtcaaagagttcaaagttaagttgtcttatgatctaaAAAGATTgattgagtttgcaggaaagtcccaagttgtcttaggcaaaagtcctaatggattttagacaggtggaaaaccctagggggtggcaactctaggtcctaggggatagtaaccctaggtgatggaaagtcctagttacggttaggcaggtggaaaatcctttagggaggtaatcctaggtcctaagaggtggtaaccctaagtcctagggggtggtaaccctaggcggaaagttcaatcaatctggaggaccggtttcgcaatagataacttctcctgagagaagtaggtgagggcgcgttccccggtgagggaatagtaggtgtcgatTCGAGTTAGGGTTTCCAGAGGAAAtacgaagtcagaatcggacagtccaaaGGCTATCAAAgctatttatttacatattatctgctatgcactaactctgttttgcaggagactaacacttTGTGCAGGATTAGATTCCaccaggatcggtcgacagaaCGTTCGGTTCAATCGACTGAACCTCCAAGCTGCAAGATCAGAGTTCCAGTGAGTGGATCTagttcgaccaggggatcggtcgactgaacctcgggATCGATAGATTGAACCTcgggatcggttgatcgaaccgaGGATAAGCGgtgacgtggtcgagccgagttaATCGGACCAGATGAGCTGGTGATTAGTCGATCGAATGACgggatcagttgatcgaacaaAGAAACTCTATTCAAGCAACAGAACCGGGATTGGAATGCTAACCAATTCAGGTGGGATCGGTCGAGCAAACctggggatcggttgaccgatccggttcgagtcaaacctgattccgagatcagtggatctgaatTAGGTCTGaagaagctataaaaaggagcctcggcCAGCACCTCGAGACAACAATTCTACACAAGCGATCCTCCAAGCTGTGCGCTACGCCGAAACGACTCAACAACACTCAACTGCTGTTCTGACAAATCGACGAACCAATTCCTAATCATTTATTGTCGATATAATCTATTTCTTTTTGTACTTGTACTTatatatttggaaaaaaattcGGATCTATAATGATTGGCCaacgtaagcgatcaacgatcgcgggccttggagtaggagtcgccacaagttTCGAACCAATTAAAAGAAAACTTGTTAACGTTACTTATCTTTTCACTTTTTATTTCACTACATATTTTATGTATTTTTCGAAACAAGTGAAAAAATAAAGCTTGTTATTTACCCCCTCCTATTACGTCTACGATCCTACATCCGGTAGGGTGTAGCTACATATTGTCCCAACTTGAGGTTAGAGTTTATTAATCTAAAATTAAGATTGGAcaaaaaaaacaaatcaaaaaAGTGCATGATTAAAAATAGGGAAAATAAATATATTccgttgaaaaaaataaaacaaaaaactattttaattttaattttaaaaatatttttatttcagtcTTGGCGTAACAGTTTGGACCaaaattaaagatattttaacAAGCAACCAAAATTATTACACATTgaacatttttatgttaaaatattttttctaattcaATCAAAATTATTCTTTTACTTCAATACTTTTATAATAACTTTATTCAAATTTTAGTATAGTAATAtaataagaatatttttaagatgaaaaaaagttaaaacattgtatttatttatttatttatttttaattgagatGCTCGGTTGGCAATAACAAAAATTCAAGGGTCCTTTTAATTTTTCGCCCATTAAAATTAGTCCACAGCTAAATCTTTCACCCACTAAGAACTAAACCAGTAAACCCCTCAATTCCACGTCTCCTGTCCCGGCTTGACCCGCCTTCAACGGTTAGCCTTCTCCGAGCCGACCTACAGAAACCCCTTAACGTCGGTTGCCATCGCGCCGTCTTAGCCAGCTCCGAGGAGTGTTCATCCGTCGAGGTGGGCTCCTCTATCGGAAAAATGGAGGTCACCATCGCGCCGTCTTAGCTGTGGTTTGCCCGATGAGGCAATCCCTCCGCTTGCCCTTTGCCTTCTTGCTCCTTGTCGCCGCGTTCTTCGTCTTCAGTCTCTGGGAGTTTTTCCTCGGTGGCCGTCCCGCCGCGTCGATGCATGAGGATGCTCCAATTGTGGTGATGTCTCTTCCGTGCAGCCCCAATGCGACGTTGAATGCGACATTGATTAGGATGGCGACGACGGAAGTTGGGGAGGCGGAGTTGCGAACGGACATAGAGAGCCTCCTCGAGGGGAGATTTACGTCAGTTTACGAAGGCCCATTTGGCAGAAGGAGATTCTGGTCTTATTCCCCTTGGCGTCGGGATAACCACCACAAACCGTGGAGGCGCGTTAGGCTACCAGCTCAATTCCGTGCCCCAAAGTACATGGATTTCTACCCAGAGTTCCGCCGCTCCCTTCGCGACTGGTTCCGGAAGCGAAGCCTCCAGATGGAGGTCATGTCGGAGCTCGTCAGGCTAATAAAACGCCCTATAGATCGCCACTTCGGCCGCCCCGACTCGCTGCAGCGGTTCAACTCCTGCGCCGTGATCGGCAACAGCGGAATCCTGATGAACAATGACTACGGTGAGCTAATTGATGGTCATAACCTCGTTATCCGGCTCAACAATGCTCGTGTCCATGGATACCACCGGAATGTTGGCTCGAAGACCGGCCTTTCCTTCGTCAATAGCAATATCCTCCATGTCTGTGCTCGAAGAGAGGGCTGCTTCTGCCACCCCTACGGCGAGAACGTCCCCATTGTCACGTACATTTGCCAGGGTCTTCATTTTCTCGACTTCACTATCTGCAATTCTTCGCATAAGGCACCTCTCCTTGTCACGGATTTGCGATTCGACATGCTTTGTGCTAGGATTGTCAAGTACTACTCGCTAAAGCTGTTTGTTGAGGAGACAGGGAAGCCCCTGGAGGAG encodes the following:
- the LOC122040188 gene encoding sialyltransferase-like protein 1 isoform X1, with the protein product MRQSLRLPFAFLLLVAAFFVFSLWEFFLGGRPAASMHEDAPIVVMSLPCSPNATLNATLIRMATTEVGEAELRTDIESLLEGRFTSVYEGPFGRRRFWSYSPWRRDNHHKPWRRVRLPAQFRAPKYMDFYPEFRRSLRDWFRKRSLQMEVMSELVRLIKRPIDRHFGRPDSLQRFNSCAVIGNSGILMNNDYGELIDGHNLVIRLNNARVHGYHRNVGSKTGLSFVNSNILHVCARREGCFCHPYGENVPIVTYICQGLHFLDFTICNSSHKAPLLVTDLRFDMLCARIVKYYSLKLFVEETGKPLEEWKKFHDEKLFHYSSGMQAVMLAVGICDQVSIFGFGKSSDAKHHYHTNQKKELDLHDYKAEYALYNDLVEQPQVIIPFLNGHGFQVPPVMFYH
- the LOC122040188 gene encoding beta-1,6-galactosyltransferase GALT29A-like isoform X2 → MRQSLRLPFAFLLLVAAFFVFSLWEFFLGGRPAASMHEDAPIVVMSLPCSPNATLNATLIRMATTEVGEAELRTDIESLLEGRFTSVYEGPFGRRRFWSYSPWRRDNHHKPWRRVRLPAQFRAPKYMDFYPEFRRSLRDWFRKRSLQMEVMSELVRLIKRPIDRHFGRPDSLQRFNSCAVIGNSGILMNNDYGELIDGHNLVIRLNNARVHGYHRNVGSKTGLSFVNSNILHVCARREGCFCHPYGENVPIVTYICQGLHFLDFTICNSSHKAPLLVTDLRFDMLCARIVKYYSLKLFVEETGKPLEEWKKFHDEKLFHYSSGMQAVMLAVGICDQVSIFGFGKSSDAKHHYHTNQKKELDLHDYKAEYALYNDLVEQPQTCPVWRRHYS